The following coding sequences lie in one Miscanthus floridulus cultivar M001 chromosome 9, ASM1932011v1, whole genome shotgun sequence genomic window:
- the LOC136480716 gene encoding disease resistance protein PIK6-NP-like: MGKLVPKLLQLIQSEYQLQKNVKKKVDFVTRELESIEAALHKVAAVPWDQLDEQVKVWARQVRDASYDMEDVLDTFLLHVEGGEPVNHGWLKRAMKKMSGLIGKFKARRDIISAIDGIEKQLQEVADSRDRYKIDDIVANPAPATTVDPRLSAYYTKASQLVGIDEPRDKLIEMLSIREGDSGP, translated from the exons ATGGGCAAGCTCGTCCCCAAGTTGCTCCAGTTGATCCAATCTGAATACCAGCTGCAGAAGAACGTGAAGAAGAAGGTGGACTTCGTCACTCGGGAGCTGGAGAGCATCGAGGCCGCCCTCCACAAGGTGGCGGCAGTGCCGTGGGATCAGCTCGATGAGCAGGTCAAGGTATGGGCTCGCCAAGTTAGGGATGCATCTTATGACATGGAGGATGTCCTCGACACCTTCCTCCTGCATGTCGAGGGTGGCGAGCCTGTAAACCATGGCTGGCTCAAAcgtgcaatgaagaagatgagtgGCCTGATTGGCAAGTTCAAGGCTCGTCGCGACATCATTAGTGCCATTGATGGCATCGAGAAGCAGCTTCAGGAGGTCGCCGACAGCCGTGACAGGTACAAAATTGATGATATTGTGGCCAATCCTGCACCTGCAACAACTGTTGATCCTCGCCTTTCAGCTTATTACACAAAAGCATCTCAGCTCGTTGGCATCGATGAGCCAAGGGATAAACTCATTGAGATGCTGTCCATACGTGAGGGTGACAG TGGGCCGTAA